A window of Cryptomeria japonica chromosome 3, Sugi_1.0, whole genome shotgun sequence contains these coding sequences:
- the LOC131070546 gene encoding uncharacterized protein LOC131070546 — translation MKFLTWNVRGCNAADKRRLIKRGFDQAKLKVICIQETKLGRDAAACIFGVRQRWSGAFVDSEGASGGLDILWNPLAIQVDVVSCSKHWQMVKVNLKTMNFSCFLFNVYGTTLAVDKCRLWEDISKRLEEVRPSLAIVVGDFNATLSFSDKCGGVRRLCRSQSDFQSFVNANALFEVAAKGGIFTWTNRRRGFSNIVEKLDRFFLARDWNLAPLVFEAEVLAISGSDHFPVSLVVQKDEVPIRCPFKVEKMWIRESSFRDCVVGWWKEAPVVEGFLTFQFFKKLSFVKQKLKYWNREVFGNIFDEKRRLEGDLGALNAKVLVEGMDEVDFLTEKDLLSKYGEFLQREEICWKQKLREHWLKAGDRNTKFFHSSVKAR, via the coding sequence ATGAAGTTCCTaacctggaatgtcaggggctgcaatgccgCTGACAAGAGACGTCTGATCAAAAGAGGTTTTGATCAGGCTAAGCTAAAAGTTATTTGCATTCAGGAAACAAAGTTGGGTCGTGATGCAGCTGCTTGTATTTTTGGGGTAAGGCAGAGGTGGTCTGGAGCTTTTGTGGATTCAGAAGGGGCATCAGGTGGGCTTGACATTTTGTGGAATCCATTGGCTATTCAAGTGGATGTTGTTTCATGTTCTAAACATTGGCAGATGGTAAAGGTGAATTTGAAGACCATgaatttttcttgttttctttttaatGTCTATGGGACGACTTTGGCTGTGGATAAGTGCAGATTATGGGAGGATATCTCTAAGCGTTTAGAGGAAGTGAGGCCGTCTTTAGCTATTGTTGTTGGGGACTTCAATGCCACCCTTTCTTTCTCAGATAAATGTGGAGGGGTGAGGAGGTTGTGCAGGTCGCAATCAGACTTCCAATCTTTTGTTAATGCTAATGCTCTGTTTGAAGTGGCAGCTAAAGGTGGGATCTTTACATGGACTAACAGACGAAGGGGATTTTCCAATATTGTTGAGAAACTTGATAGATTCTTCCTTGCAAGGGATTGGAATTTAGCCCCTTTGGTTTTTGAGGCTGAGGTTTTAGCTATTTCAGGTTCGGATCATTTCCCGGTCTCCTTGGTTGTGCAGAAAGATGAAGTACCAATTCGGTGTCCCTTCAAGGTGGAAAAGATGTGGATAAGGGAATCGAGTTTTAGAGATTGTGTAGTTGGGTGGTGGAAGGAGGCCCCAGTGGTGGAAGGTTTCTTAACCTTTCAGTTTTTCAAGAAGCTTAGCTTTGTGAAACAGAAATTAAAATATTGGAATAGGGAGGTGTTTGGCAatatctttgatgaaaagagaaggcTTGAAGGAGATTTGGGGGCTTTGAATGCGAAAGTCTTGGTGGAAGGGATGGATGAAGTGGACTTCCTCACGGAGAAAGATCTGCTTAGCAAATATGGAGAATTTTTACAGAGGGAGGAGATTTGTTGGAAACAGAAGTTGCGAGAACACTGGCTTAAAGCTGGAGATAGAAACACAAAATTCTTCCACAGTTCAGTGAAAGCAAGGTGA